The Elusimicrobiota bacterium genome includes a region encoding these proteins:
- a CDS encoding adenosylcobalamin-dependent ribonucleoside-diphosphate reductase has product MAKTRAAGKIHLTANQHKVIKDKYLRDSPSAEAWLMGVARNVALGEVLSHPKAESWGVFVGVERKVVLVPAVDGAAAGRMILFHQGLPDNDARQANFSRLLANLEKACAKHPEAKALREEWAARFYGLMAGWDFLPNSPTLMNAGRELQQLSACYVLPVPDSMEGITKSLAAQSMIQKSGGGTGFSFSSLRPKGDPVKKTQGVASGALSFMKLFDTMTDVVKQGGTRRGANMAILRYDHPEIMDFIKMKTQPGVMENFNISVGVDAAFMRAVLADAEYDLINPRSGKPDGKLRAKEVFDAMVDLAWKTGDPGYVVLDRINASGSNTTPALGQIESTNPCGEQPLLPWEPCNLGSLNLGAFVTGETGAGRWDFPRLKETVALAIRFLEDVIEVNDYPLPEIERLAKGNRRIGLGVMGWAEALVKSGVAYGDPEALKLGDKVMSFINGAALEASERIARERGVFPNWTDSAYDPESEHFRGEKRHPRHCARTTIAPTGTIAIAAGLQGGGIEPFFAIAYTRYNAKALELLKHGKQPDDKDVFFEVNPLFKEYAEKNKWFGKDEKSLMRAIDSNHKSLAGLPEIPDSVQKLFATAHDVSVETHVRMQAAFQRHTDNGVSKTINLPEEATADDVRGAYLLSYELGCKGITVYRDGSKAQQVLNLSSTPSKGKRRTPEASLGLDAEYYQLRTGYGPLHVHINYDEKGPFQLFTNIPPLGTEIAGLTSLVGILISKYLAEGGDPLRLLKHLNSVKGDRPIGLGPNRVDSIPHALAIALRAHLKKTGWIDGGVPVEPAAETAVSEHCPKCFSRNVSHESGCSGVTCHDCGHSECS; this is encoded by the coding sequence ATGGCTAAAACCCGCGCCGCCGGCAAGATCCACCTGACCGCCAACCAGCACAAGGTCATCAAGGACAAGTACCTGCGCGACTCCCCGTCGGCCGAGGCGTGGCTGATGGGCGTCGCCCGCAACGTCGCCCTCGGAGAGGTGCTCAGCCATCCCAAGGCCGAGTCTTGGGGCGTCTTCGTCGGAGTCGAGCGCAAGGTCGTCCTGGTCCCCGCCGTCGACGGCGCCGCCGCCGGGCGCATGATCCTCTTCCACCAGGGCCTGCCCGACAACGACGCGCGGCAGGCCAACTTCTCGCGCCTGCTGGCCAACCTGGAAAAGGCCTGCGCCAAGCACCCCGAGGCCAAGGCCCTGCGCGAGGAGTGGGCGGCCAGATTCTACGGCCTGATGGCGGGTTGGGACTTCCTGCCGAACTCCCCGACCTTGATGAACGCCGGCCGCGAGCTGCAGCAGCTCTCCGCCTGCTACGTCCTGCCCGTGCCCGACTCGATGGAGGGCATCACCAAGTCGCTCGCCGCGCAGTCGATGATCCAGAAATCGGGCGGCGGCACCGGCTTCTCCTTCTCCTCGCTGCGCCCGAAGGGCGATCCGGTCAAGAAGACGCAGGGCGTGGCGTCGGGCGCGCTGTCCTTCATGAAGCTGTTCGACACGATGACCGACGTCGTCAAGCAGGGCGGCACGCGCCGCGGCGCCAACATGGCGATCCTCCGCTACGATCACCCGGAGATCATGGACTTCATCAAGATGAAGACCCAGCCGGGCGTCATGGAGAACTTCAACATCTCCGTCGGCGTGGACGCCGCCTTCATGCGCGCGGTCCTGGCCGACGCCGAGTACGACCTGATCAACCCGCGCTCGGGCAAGCCGGACGGCAAGCTGCGCGCCAAGGAGGTCTTCGACGCGATGGTCGACCTCGCGTGGAAGACGGGCGACCCGGGCTACGTCGTCCTCGACCGCATCAACGCCTCGGGCTCCAACACGACGCCGGCGCTCGGCCAGATCGAGAGCACCAATCCGTGCGGCGAGCAGCCGCTGCTGCCGTGGGAGCCGTGCAACCTGGGCTCGCTCAACCTCGGCGCGTTCGTGACCGGCGAGACCGGCGCGGGACGCTGGGACTTCCCGCGCCTGAAGGAGACGGTCGCCCTCGCGATCCGCTTCCTCGAGGACGTCATCGAGGTCAACGACTACCCGCTGCCGGAGATCGAGCGGCTCGCCAAGGGCAACCGCCGCATCGGCCTGGGCGTGATGGGCTGGGCCGAGGCCTTGGTCAAGAGCGGCGTCGCGTACGGGGACCCCGAGGCGCTCAAGCTCGGCGACAAGGTCATGTCGTTCATCAACGGCGCCGCGCTCGAGGCCTCCGAGAGGATCGCCCGCGAGCGCGGGGTCTTCCCCAACTGGACGGACTCGGCCTACGATCCGGAGTCGGAGCATTTCCGGGGCGAGAAGCGGCATCCCCGCCACTGCGCGCGCACGACCATCGCGCCGACGGGGACCATCGCCATCGCCGCGGGACTGCAGGGCGGGGGCATCGAGCCGTTCTTCGCGATCGCGTATACGAGATACAACGCCAAAGCCCTCGAGCTGTTGAAGCACGGCAAACAACCGGACGACAAAGACGTCTTTTTCGAGGTCAATCCGCTGTTCAAAGAATACGCCGAGAAGAACAAGTGGTTCGGCAAGGACGAGAAGAGCTTGATGCGGGCCATCGACTCGAATCACAAGTCGTTGGCCGGCCTTCCCGAGATCCCCGATTCCGTTCAAAAACTCTTCGCCACCGCCCACGACGTTTCCGTCGAGACCCACGTCCGCATGCAGGCCGCCTTCCAGCGCCACACCGACAACGGCGTCTCCAAAACGATCAACCTGCCCGAGGAGGCGACGGCCGACGACGTCCGCGGCGCCTATCTCCTGTCCTACGAGCTCGGCTGCAAGGGCATCACCGTGTACCGCGACGGCTCGAAGGCCCAGCAGGTGCTCAACCTTTCCTCCACCCCGTCAAAAGGGAAGCGCCGCACGCCGGAGGCCTCGCTCGGCCTCGACGCCGAGTACTACCAGCTCCGCACCGGCTACGGGCCGCTGCACGTGCACATCAACTACGACGAGAAGGGGCCTTTCCAGTTGTTCACCAACATCCCCCCGCTCGGCACCGAGATCGCGGGGCTGACCTCGCTCGTGGGCATCCTGATCTCGAAATACCTGGCGGAGGGCGGAGATCCGCTGCGCCTGCTCAAGCACCTCAACTCGGTGAAGGGCGACCGCCCGATCGGCCTGGGGCCCAACCGCGTGGACTCCATCCCCCACGCGCTCGCCATCGCCCTGCGCGCCCATCTCAAGAAGACCGGCTGGATCGACGGCGGAGTCCCCGTCGAGCCCGCCGCCGAGACGGCGGTCTCGGAGCATTGCCCGAAATGCTTCTCGCGCAACGTCTCGCACGAATCGGGCTGCTCCGGCGTGACCTGCCACGACTGCGGCCACTCCGAGTGTTCTTGA
- a CDS encoding metallo cofactor biosynthesis protein, with translation MILYEKDRALYLNLTNRCPVSCGFCVKVPWDYLFEGNDLRIKGPEPTAAALINALEAKLGAGGDWREVVFCGFGESTYRLEEMNKVGLYLKTHYPKVRRRLNTVGLGDLIWGRDITPELAGYLDEVAVSLNTADPKQWVELLRPAPAYRDAGFAASRRFAANCVKAGIRTRVTAVELPEVDLKPLELYAESIGADFTARPILA, from the coding sequence ATGATCCTATATGAGAAGGACCGCGCGCTCTATCTCAACCTGACCAACCGCTGCCCGGTCTCCTGCGGCTTCTGCGTCAAGGTCCCCTGGGACTACCTGTTCGAGGGCAACGACCTCCGCATCAAAGGGCCCGAGCCCACGGCGGCGGCGCTGATCAACGCGCTCGAGGCCAAGCTGGGCGCGGGCGGGGACTGGCGGGAGGTCGTGTTCTGCGGCTTCGGCGAGTCCACTTACCGCCTGGAGGAGATGAACAAGGTCGGCCTCTACCTCAAGACCCATTACCCGAAGGTGAGGCGCCGTCTGAACACCGTCGGCCTGGGCGACCTGATCTGGGGCCGGGACATCACCCCGGAGCTGGCCGGGTATCTCGACGAGGTCGCCGTCAGCCTCAACACCGCCGACCCGAAGCAGTGGGTCGAGCTGCTGCGCCCCGCCCCGGCGTACCGCGACGCCGGGTTCGCCGCTTCGCGGCGATTCGCCGCCAACTGCGTCAAGGCGGGGATCCGCACGCGCGTCACCGCCGTCGAGCTCCCTGAGGTGGACCTCAAGCCCCTGGAGCTCTACGCCGAGTCGATCGGCGCCGATTTCACCGCCCGCCCGATCCTCGCCTGA
- the rplU gene encoding 50S ribosomal protein L21, producing MYAIIETGGKQLWVIPGETVKVEKLEAKEGDKLTFDALWAVGDAPEGQEPKSTRSAKVTATVVKQGRGQKIIVFKKRTKKAYKKTQGHRQWLTSIKIESISLN from the coding sequence ATGTACGCGATCATCGAGACGGGCGGAAAACAACTTTGGGTCATTCCCGGCGAGACCGTCAAGGTCGAGAAGCTGGAGGCCAAGGAAGGCGACAAGCTGACGTTCGACGCGCTTTGGGCCGTCGGCGACGCTCCGGAAGGCCAGGAGCCGAAGTCCACGCGCAGCGCGAAGGTCACGGCGACCGTCGTCAAGCAGGGCCGGGGCCAGAAGATCATCGTCTTCAAGAAGCGCACCAAGAAGGCTTACAAGAAGACCCAGGGTCACCGGCAGTGGCTCACGTCGATCAAGATCGAGAGCATCTCTCTTAATTAA
- the rpmA gene encoding 50S ribosomal protein L27, whose product MASTKAQGSSNNGRDSHGQRLGVKRYGGEVVKAGMVIMRQRGTKILPGLNVGRGKDDTLFAKINGVVTFEWAYKDKKRASVYPAVAKAAPAKLAKAAK is encoded by the coding sequence ATGGCTTCAACAAAAGCACAGGGCTCATCCAACAACGGCCGTGATTCCCACGGTCAACGCCTCGGCGTCAAGCGCTACGGCGGAGAAGTCGTCAAGGCCGGCATGGTCATCATGCGCCAGCGCGGCACCAAGATCCTTCCCGGCCTCAACGTCGGCCGCGGCAAGGACGACACGCTGTTCGCGAAGATCAACGGCGTCGTGACCTTCGAGTGGGCGTACAAGGACAAGAAGCGCGCGTCCGTGTACCCCGCAGTCGCGAAGGCCGCTCCGGCGAAGCTCGCGAAAGCCGCCAAGTAG
- the obgE gene encoding GTPase ObgE has translation MNFIDKVKVYVAAGDGGDGCLSFKHEKYMEWGGPNGGDGGRGGDVWFTAASRLTTLMDLHFRPHVTAGRGGHGKGSHKHGHKGDDVEIPVPVGTLIYRDGMLVADLHEEGQRWRAGEGGRGGRGNWSFKTRLNNAPRLAEKGGPGEKVTLDMELKLLADVGLVGYPNAGKSSFVSRVSNARPKIANYPFTTLSPNLGVAYHKHVSFVVADLPGLIEGAADGKGLGVKFLKHTERCRLLIHLIDPAGYMGEDPEAGIKTIEKELKKFSPKLATKQKLLVLNKTDLPESAEILKALKRKHKGILAISVATGDGVDALLDKVIAELAKHDGPIHFAEKTVDDSIHKVEQGFTVENQGGGSFILRGKFVERASAMLDVSLPEAINRYQHTLKRIGVDRALKKAGVQNGDRVRCGEFEFEWSNAPLKRITAKRGDGRTRIGIGKK, from the coding sequence ATGAACTTCATCGATAAAGTCAAAGTCTACGTCGCCGCGGGCGACGGCGGCGACGGCTGCCTCTCGTTCAAGCACGAGAAGTACATGGAGTGGGGCGGACCCAACGGCGGCGACGGCGGCCGCGGCGGCGACGTCTGGTTCACGGCGGCGTCCCGCCTGACCACTCTGATGGACCTGCACTTCCGCCCGCACGTGACGGCGGGCCGCGGCGGCCACGGCAAGGGCTCCCATAAGCACGGGCACAAGGGCGACGACGTCGAGATCCCCGTTCCCGTCGGCACGCTCATCTACCGCGACGGCATGCTCGTCGCCGACCTGCACGAGGAAGGGCAGCGCTGGCGCGCCGGAGAGGGCGGCCGCGGCGGCCGCGGCAACTGGTCCTTCAAGACCCGCCTCAACAACGCGCCCCGCTTGGCCGAAAAGGGCGGTCCCGGCGAGAAGGTCACGCTCGACATGGAGCTCAAGCTCCTCGCCGACGTCGGCCTCGTCGGCTATCCTAACGCCGGCAAGTCGAGCTTCGTCTCGCGCGTCTCCAACGCCCGCCCGAAGATCGCCAACTACCCGTTCACCACCTTGTCGCCGAACCTCGGCGTCGCCTACCACAAGCACGTCAGCTTCGTCGTGGCCGATCTGCCGGGCCTGATAGAGGGCGCGGCCGACGGCAAGGGCCTCGGCGTCAAGTTCCTCAAGCACACCGAGCGCTGCCGCCTGCTGATCCACCTCATCGACCCCGCCGGCTATATGGGCGAGGACCCGGAGGCCGGGATCAAGACCATCGAGAAGGAGCTCAAGAAGTTCAGCCCCAAGCTCGCGACCAAGCAGAAGCTCCTCGTGCTCAACAAGACCGACCTTCCCGAGAGCGCGGAGATCCTTAAGGCCCTCAAAAGGAAGCACAAGGGGATATTGGCGATCTCCGTGGCCACCGGCGACGGCGTGGACGCCCTCCTCGACAAGGTCATCGCCGAGCTCGCCAAGCACGACGGCCCCATCCATTTCGCGGAGAAGACCGTCGACGACTCGATCCACAAGGTCGAGCAGGGCTTCACCGTCGAGAACCAGGGCGGAGGAAGCTTCATCCTTCGCGGCAAGTTCGTCGAGCGGGCGTCGGCGATGCTCGACGTCAGCCTGCCCGAGGCGATCAACCGCTACCAGCACACGCTCAAGCGCATCGGCGTGGACCGCGCCCTCAAGAAGGCGGGGGTGCAGAACGGCGACCGCGTCCGCTGCGGGGAGTTCGAGTTCGAGTGGTCCAACGCCCCGCTCAAGCGCATCACGGCCAAGCGCGGCGACGGCCGCACGCGCATCGGCATAGGCAAGAAGTGA
- the hpnC gene encoding squalene synthase HpnC: MADTLRAYEAKLSDPNDVSGSYRFCQNLADSHYENFPVASLLLPKRLRKHVAALYAFARIADDMSDEPEYEGRRRECLLNWRSMLADVGKRPSTHPVFVALGQTIKELELPKEPFDDLLSAFLQDTEKSRYATYDEVIDYCRRSANPVGRIVLMIHGYKDPELFRYSDAICTGLQLANFWQDVSVDLKKDRVYIPDEDFKAHGYSEADLRMGVYNERFKNLMKFQVTRTRALFEQGRPLPALLHWPLSLEIRLTWYGGMQILKLIHKLDFDTIRTRPTLKKREWIPLVARALIGT, from the coding sequence ATGGCGGACACGCTCAGGGCCTACGAGGCGAAGCTCTCGGATCCGAACGACGTCTCCGGGTCTTACCGCTTCTGCCAGAACCTGGCGGATTCGCACTACGAGAACTTCCCGGTCGCGTCGCTGCTGCTGCCCAAGCGCCTGCGCAAGCACGTCGCGGCGCTGTACGCCTTCGCGCGCATCGCCGACGACATGTCCGACGAGCCGGAGTACGAGGGCCGCCGGCGCGAGTGCCTGCTGAACTGGCGCTCGATGCTGGCCGACGTCGGCAAGCGCCCGTCGACGCATCCGGTGTTCGTCGCGCTCGGCCAGACCATCAAGGAGCTCGAGCTGCCCAAGGAGCCGTTCGACGACCTCCTCTCCGCCTTCCTCCAGGACACGGAGAAAAGCCGCTACGCGACGTACGACGAAGTGATCGACTACTGCCGCCGTTCGGCCAATCCCGTCGGGCGCATCGTCCTGATGATCCACGGCTACAAGGATCCGGAGCTCTTCCGCTACTCGGACGCGATCTGCACCGGCCTGCAGTTGGCCAATTTCTGGCAGGACGTCTCCGTCGATCTCAAGAAGGACCGCGTCTACATCCCCGACGAGGACTTCAAGGCCCACGGCTACTCCGAGGCCGACCTGCGCATGGGCGTCTACAACGAACGCTTCAAGAACCTGATGAAGTTCCAGGTGACCCGCACGCGCGCGCTGTTCGAGCAAGGCCGGCCGCTGCCGGCCTTGCTGCATTGGCCGCTCTCCCTCGAGATCCGCCTGACCTGGTACGGCGGCATGCAGATCCTCAAGCTGATCCACAAGCTCGACTTCGACACCATCCGGACGCGTCCGACCCTGAAGAAACGGGAATGGATCCCTCTGGTCGCGCGCGCCCTCATCGGCACATGA
- a CDS encoding squalene/phytoene synthase family protein, whose protein sequence is MTSAPAPAEKKSNFFLGFLLLPKPKREALSAVYAYCRLIDDIVDEPGTPKDEARRQLEFWREEIERLYQGAPTHAVSRALLKPIADYKIPKEPFLEMIRGCAMDLDGTRYETIADLESYMRGVASSVGIMCVHIFGWTYTPKERMYEFATTFGYAFQLTNIIRDVGADLEIGRVYLPLSEIRDAGYSVDRLVLRDHGPAFDRLMEGQYKRAKAYYARARNLVDFRDRLGLLPAEVMAHVYEGLLDEIKAREFRVLFSKTSLPGWRKAALAFRAWLFCHGI, encoded by the coding sequence ATGACCTCCGCGCCGGCCCCCGCCGAGAAGAAGTCGAACTTCTTCCTGGGCTTCCTGCTCCTCCCGAAGCCCAAGCGCGAGGCGTTGTCCGCCGTCTACGCCTATTGCCGCCTCATCGACGACATCGTCGACGAACCGGGGACTCCGAAGGACGAGGCCCGCCGCCAGCTTGAGTTCTGGCGCGAGGAGATCGAGCGGCTCTATCAAGGCGCGCCGACTCACGCGGTGTCCCGGGCGCTTCTCAAGCCGATCGCCGACTACAAGATCCCCAAGGAGCCGTTCCTCGAGATGATCCGCGGCTGCGCGATGGACCTCGACGGGACCCGCTACGAGACGATCGCCGACCTCGAGAGCTACATGCGCGGCGTCGCCTCCTCGGTCGGGATCATGTGCGTGCACATCTTCGGCTGGACGTACACCCCGAAGGAGCGCATGTACGAGTTCGCGACGACGTTCGGCTACGCCTTCCAGCTGACCAACATCATCCGCGACGTCGGCGCCGACCTCGAGATCGGCCGCGTCTACCTGCCGTTGTCCGAGATCCGCGACGCGGGCTATTCCGTCGATAGGCTCGTTCTTCGAGATCACGGCCCCGCGTTCGACCGTCTCATGGAAGGGCAGTACAAGCGGGCGAAAGCCTACTACGCCCGCGCGCGCAACCTCGTCGATTTCCGCGACCGCCTGGGCCTGCTGCCGGCCGAGGTCATGGCCCACGTCTACGAGGGCCTGCTCGACGAGATCAAGGCGCGGGAGTTCCGCGTGCTCTTCTCCAAGACCAGCCTGCCGGGCTGGCGGAAGGCGGCCCTCGCCTTCCGCGCCTGGCTTTTCTGCCATGGGATCTGA
- a CDS encoding FAD-dependent oxidoreductase produces MGSEKNDVIVLGGGFAGLSCAVALAAKGRKVLVLDKKPHLGGRAYSFNENGLDIDNGQHLFMGCYFATRKFLKTIGTEAKLDIYEDVVVDYAEAGGRRDRLSCPSWLPAPLHLAAGLIGLKGVSLGEKTALLAFDRALKAMKTGPIPDAVEKMTVRAWLTSLGLSSNFQTRFFDPAAIGILNDAPEVASAAGFIQALRTMFFTGRESSRFALAKTSLSELYTDAARDYVEARGGRVISNAKAASLIEEGGRVRGIKTDMDSRFEASHVVSTLPPWDLKKLGLPAALRGPWETLAPAPIVGATLKLDRPVMTERFLGMLHTETHWVFNKTLIHGTKEAGQTVAVVISGAHKQIGYSPEKIMAAATRDLAACLPEFPKAKILASKVVKEPFATLSPAPGSEAKRPDPGTGMPGFSFAGDWTRTGFPATIESACLSGQVAAERL; encoded by the coding sequence ATGGGATCTGAGAAGAACGACGTCATCGTCCTCGGCGGAGGCTTCGCCGGATTGTCGTGCGCGGTCGCCCTCGCGGCGAAGGGCAGGAAGGTGCTCGTTCTCGACAAGAAGCCGCATCTCGGCGGGCGCGCCTACTCTTTCAACGAGAACGGCCTCGACATCGACAACGGCCAGCATCTGTTCATGGGCTGCTACTTCGCCACGCGCAAGTTCCTGAAGACGATCGGGACCGAAGCCAAGCTCGACATCTACGAGGACGTCGTGGTGGATTATGCCGAGGCGGGCGGCCGGCGCGACCGCCTGTCCTGCCCGTCGTGGCTCCCGGCGCCGCTGCACCTGGCCGCCGGACTCATAGGCCTCAAGGGCGTGTCTCTCGGGGAGAAAACGGCGCTGCTCGCGTTCGACCGCGCGCTCAAGGCCATGAAGACCGGCCCGATCCCGGACGCCGTCGAGAAGATGACGGTCCGGGCGTGGCTGACCTCGCTCGGTCTTTCGTCCAATTTCCAGACCCGGTTCTTCGATCCCGCCGCCATCGGCATCCTCAACGACGCGCCCGAGGTCGCCTCCGCGGCGGGCTTCATCCAGGCCCTGCGCACGATGTTCTTCACCGGCCGCGAGTCCTCCCGCTTCGCCTTGGCGAAGACCAGCCTCTCCGAGCTGTACACCGACGCCGCCCGCGACTACGTCGAGGCCCGCGGCGGCCGCGTGATCTCGAACGCGAAGGCGGCGAGTCTCATCGAGGAAGGCGGCCGTGTGCGCGGGATCAAGACCGACATGGACTCCCGCTTCGAGGCAAGCCATGTCGTTTCGACTTTGCCGCCGTGGGATCTGAAAAAGCTGGGCCTTCCCGCCGCGCTGCGCGGCCCTTGGGAGACTTTGGCCCCCGCGCCCATCGTCGGCGCGACGCTCAAGCTCGACCGCCCGGTGATGACCGAGCGGTTCCTGGGCATGCTTCACACCGAGACCCACTGGGTGTTCAACAAGACCTTGATCCACGGAACGAAGGAAGCGGGCCAGACGGTGGCCGTGGTGATCTCCGGCGCGCACAAGCAGATCGGGTATTCGCCCGAGAAGATCATGGCCGCGGCGACCCGCGACTTGGCCGCGTGCCTGCCCGAGTTCCCGAAAGCGAAGATCCTGGCGAGCAAGGTCGTCAAGGAGCCCTTCGCGACGCTGTCCCCGGCCCCCGGTTCCGAGGCCAAACGCCCCGACCCCGGGACCGGCATGCCCGGCTTCTCGTTCGCCGGGGACTGGACGCGCACCGGTTTCCCCGCGACGATCGAGTCCGCGTGCCTGTCCGGCCAGGTCGCGGCGGAGCGGCTTTAA
- a CDS encoding dCTP deaminase: MIKSDKWIREMSQTQKMIDPFVEHQDGKDKISYGLSSYGYDIRVADEYKVFTNVHGTLVDPKKFDEKAFVDIKAPTCVVPPNSFALARSLEKFKIPREVLAVCLGKSTYARCGIIINVTPLEPGWEGFLTIEISNTTPLPAKIYSNEGIAQLLFFGGDQVCETSYSDRKGKYMDQVGVVLPRILAAK; encoded by the coding sequence ATGATCAAGTCCGACAAGTGGATCCGCGAGATGTCCCAGACCCAGAAGATGATCGACCCGTTCGTCGAGCATCAGGACGGCAAGGACAAGATCTCCTACGGCCTGTCTTCGTATGGTTATGACATCCGCGTCGCGGATGAGTATAAAGTCTTCACGAACGTGCACGGCACGCTCGTCGATCCGAAGAAGTTCGACGAGAAGGCGTTCGTCGACATCAAGGCCCCGACCTGCGTCGTCCCCCCGAACTCGTTCGCGCTCGCCCGCTCCCTCGAGAAGTTCAAGATCCCCCGCGAGGTGCTCGCGGTCTGCCTGGGCAAGTCCACTTACGCCCGCTGCGGCATTATCATAAACGTAACTCCCCTTGAGCCCGGCTGGGAGGGTTTCTTGACCATCGAGATATCCAACACCACGCCCCTGCCCGCGAAGATCTACTCCAACGAGGGCATCGCCCAGCTCCTCTTCTTCGGAGGCGACCAGGTCTGCGAGACCTCCTACTCCGACCGCAAGGGCAAGTACATGGACCAGGTCGGAGTGGTCCTGCCCCGCATCCTCGCCGCCAAGTGA